The Klebsiella sp. RHBSTW-00484 genome includes a window with the following:
- a CDS encoding flavodoxin has protein sequence MAEVGIFVGTMYGNSLLVAEEAQAILSGLGHQAKVFEDPEVKDWESYTGKYALVVTSTTGQGDLPDNIVQLYEGIKDMYQPHLRYGIIALGDSTYANFCGGGMKFDALLQEQGGKRIGEMLMIDASEDPEPESVSNPWVEQWATLLD, from the coding sequence ATGGCGGAAGTCGGAATTTTTGTCGGCACGATGTATGGAAATTCGCTCCTGGTCGCAGAAGAGGCGCAGGCCATTCTGAGCGGACTGGGGCATCAAGCAAAAGTGTTTGAAGATCCAGAGGTCAAAGACTGGGAATCATATACCGGGAAATACGCGCTGGTTGTGACATCGACCACTGGGCAGGGTGATTTACCGGATAATATTGTGCAATTGTACGAAGGCATCAAAGACATGTATCAGCCGCATTTGCGCTATGGAATTATCGCGTTGGGCGATAGCACCTACGCCAACTTTTGCGGCGGCGGTATGAAGTTTGATGCGTTATTACAGGAGCAGGGCGGTAAGCGAATTGGCGAGATGCTAATGATTGACGCCAGTGAAGATCCTGAGCCCGAAAGCGTCTCTAATCCCTGGGTAGAGCAGTGGGCGACGCTGCTGGATTGA
- the gudP gene encoding galactarate/glucarate/glycerate transporter GudP, which yields MSSLSQAASGAEKRTNARYWIVVMLFIVTSFNYGDRATLSIAGSEMAKDIGLDAVGMGYVFSAFSWAYVIGQIPGGWLLDRFGSKRVYFWSIFIWSMFTLLQGFVDIFSGFGIIIALFTLRFLVGLAEAPSFPGNSRIVAAWFPAQERGTAVSIFNSAQYFATVIFAPIMGWLTHEVGWSHVFFFMGGLGIIISFVWLKVIHEPNQHPGVNQKELDYIAAGGALINMDQAAAKAKVPFSVKWGQIKQLLGSRMMIGVYIGQYCINALTYFFITWFPVYLVQARGMSILKAGFVASVPAICGFVGGVLGGIISDWLMRRTGSLNIARKTPIVMGMLLSMVMVFCNYVNVEWMIIGFMALAFFGKGIGALGWAVMADTAPKEISGLSGGLFNMFGNISGIVTPIAIGYIVGTTGSFNGALIYVGVHALIAVLSYLVLVGDIKRIELKPVAGQSS from the coding sequence ATGAGTTCATTAAGTCAGGCGGCGAGCGGCGCTGAAAAGCGCACCAATGCTCGCTACTGGATAGTGGTGATGCTGTTTATCGTCACATCCTTCAACTACGGTGACCGCGCCACCTTATCCATTGCCGGTTCGGAGATGGCCAAAGATATTGGCCTTGATGCTGTCGGTATGGGGTACGTTTTCTCTGCGTTCTCATGGGCTTATGTTATCGGCCAGATCCCCGGCGGCTGGTTGCTCGACCGCTTTGGTTCAAAACGCGTCTACTTCTGGTCCATCTTTATTTGGTCCATGTTTACCCTGCTGCAAGGCTTCGTCGATATCTTTAGTGGCTTCGGCATTATCATCGCGCTGTTTACGTTGCGATTCCTTGTCGGTTTAGCTGAAGCACCTTCCTTCCCCGGCAACAGTCGCATAGTCGCGGCGTGGTTCCCGGCACAGGAGAGGGGCACGGCGGTATCGATTTTTAACTCTGCTCAGTACTTTGCCACCGTTATCTTTGCGCCAATCATGGGTTGGCTGACTCACGAAGTGGGCTGGTCGCACGTGTTCTTCTTTATGGGCGGCCTCGGGATCATTATCAGCTTTGTCTGGCTGAAGGTGATTCATGAACCGAATCAGCATCCCGGCGTAAACCAAAAAGAGCTGGATTACATCGCCGCAGGCGGCGCGCTGATCAACATGGATCAAGCCGCAGCCAAAGCCAAAGTACCGTTTAGCGTGAAGTGGGGACAAATCAAACAACTGCTGGGTTCACGCATGATGATTGGCGTGTATATCGGCCAGTACTGTATTAACGCTCTGACCTACTTCTTTATCACCTGGTTCCCGGTCTACCTGGTGCAGGCGCGGGGGATGTCGATTTTGAAAGCGGGTTTTGTCGCTTCGGTGCCGGCTATCTGCGGCTTTGTCGGCGGCGTGCTTGGCGGAATTATTTCCGACTGGCTGATGCGTCGTACCGGCTCGCTGAATATTGCGCGTAAAACGCCAATCGTCATGGGGATGCTGTTGTCGATGGTGATGGTGTTCTGTAACTACGTCAACGTGGAGTGGATGATCATCGGTTTTATGGCGCTGGCCTTCTTTGGTAAAGGTATTGGTGCGCTGGGCTGGGCGGTGATGGCGGATACCGCGCCGAAAGAGATCAGCGGCCTCAGCGGCGGTCTGTTCAATATGTTCGGTAACATTTCCGGTATCGTCACGCCGATTGCTATCGGCTACATCGTTGGCACCACCGGTTCGTTCAACGGCGCGCTGATCTACGTCGGTGTCCATGCGCTGATTGCGGTGCTGAGCTATCTGGTGCTGGTGGGCGATATTAAGCGTATCGAACTGAAACCTGTCGCAGGACAATCATCATGA
- a CDS encoding enolase C-terminal domain-like protein → MTTQSSPVITDMKVIPVAGHDSMLLNIGGAHNAYFTRNIVVLTDNAGNTGVGEAPGGEVIYQTLVDAIPMVLGQEVARLNKVVQQVHKGNQAADFDTFGKGAWTFELRVNAVAALEAALLDLLGKALNVPVCELLGPGKQRDEVTVLGYLFYVGDRTKTDLPYLETTPGNHDWYHLRHQQAMNSEAVVRLAEASQDRYGFKDFKLKGGVLPGEQEIETARALKKRFPDARITVDPNGAWLLDEAIALCKGLNDVLTYAEDPCGAEQGFSGREVMAEFRRATGLPVATNMIATNWREMGHAVMLNSVDIPLADPHFWTLSGAVRVAQLCDDWGLTWGCHSNNHFDISLAMFTHVGAAAPGKPTAIDTHWIWQEGDCRLTKSPLEIKNGKIAVPDAPGLGVELDWDQVNKAHEAYKRLPGGARNDAGPMQYLIPGWTFDRKRPVFGRH, encoded by the coding sequence ATGACAACACAATCAAGCCCCGTTATCACCGACATGAAGGTTATTCCGGTGGCCGGGCATGACAGCATGTTGCTCAACATCGGCGGCGCACATAACGCGTACTTTACCCGCAATATCGTGGTACTTACCGATAATGCCGGGAATACCGGCGTCGGTGAAGCGCCGGGCGGTGAAGTGATTTATCAGACGCTAGTCGATGCTATCCCGATGGTATTAGGCCAGGAAGTCGCCCGCCTGAATAAGGTGGTACAGCAGGTGCATAAAGGTAATCAGGCCGCTGACTTTGATACCTTTGGCAAAGGTGCCTGGACCTTTGAACTGCGGGTGAACGCGGTAGCCGCTTTGGAAGCGGCGCTGCTCGACCTGCTGGGCAAAGCGCTCAACGTGCCAGTTTGCGAACTGCTAGGGCCGGGCAAGCAGCGCGATGAGGTCACCGTGCTGGGCTATCTATTCTACGTAGGCGATCGCACGAAGACCGATTTGCCTTATCTGGAGACAACGCCGGGCAACCATGATTGGTATCACCTGCGCCATCAGCAAGCGATGAACAGCGAGGCGGTAGTGCGTCTGGCGGAAGCCTCGCAGGATCGCTATGGCTTTAAAGACTTCAAACTCAAGGGCGGCGTGCTGCCCGGCGAGCAGGAAATTGAAACCGCCCGTGCGCTGAAAAAACGCTTCCCGGACGCGCGTATTACGGTTGACCCCAACGGTGCCTGGCTGCTGGATGAAGCTATCGCACTGTGTAAAGGGCTGAACGATGTGTTGACCTACGCCGAAGATCCTTGCGGTGCCGAACAAGGTTTCTCTGGTCGCGAAGTGATGGCGGAGTTCCGCCGCGCGACCGGTTTGCCTGTGGCGACCAACATGATTGCCACTAACTGGCGCGAAATGGGTCACGCGGTGATGCTTAACTCGGTGGATATTCCGCTGGCCGATCCGCACTTCTGGACGCTTTCCGGCGCGGTACGCGTGGCGCAGTTGTGCGATGACTGGGGCCTGACCTGGGGTTGCCACTCGAACAACCACTTTGATATTTCGCTGGCGATGTTTACCCATGTTGGTGCAGCAGCACCCGGCAAGCCGACGGCTATCGATACTCACTGGATCTGGCAGGAGGGCGATTGCCGCCTGACCAAAAGTCCGCTGGAGATTAAGAACGGGAAAATTGCTGTTCCGGATGCGCCTGGGCTGGGCGTAGAGCTGGATTGGGATCAGGTTAACAAGGCTCATGAAGCCTACAAGAGACTGCCCGGCGGCGCGCGTAATGACGCGGGTCCGATGCAGTATCTGATCCCTGGATGGACTTTTGACCGTAAACGCCCTGTTTTCGGCCGTCACTGA
- the gudD gene encoding glucarate dehydratase: MSTQFTTPVVTAMQVIPVAGHDSMLMNLSGAHAPFFTRNIVIIKDNSGHTGVGEIPGGEKIRQTLEDAIPLIVGKTLGEYKNVLNAVRNQFADRDAGGRGLQTFDLRTTIHVVTGIEAAMLDLLGQHLGVNVASLLGDGQQRSEVEMLGYLFFVGNRKATPLPYQSQPDEKCDWYRLRHDEAMTPDSVVRLAEAAYEKYGFNDFKLKGGVLAGEEEAESIVALAKRFPQARVTLDPNGAWSLNEAIKIGKYLKGSLAYAEDPCGAEQGFSGREVMAEFRRATGLPTATNMIATDWRQMGHTLSLQSVDIPLADPHFWTMQGSVRVAQMCHEFGLTWGSHSNNHFDISLAMFTHVAAAAPGKITAIDTHWIWQEGNQRLTKEPFEIKGGMVQVPAKPGLGVELDMDQVMKAHELYQKHGLGARDDAMGMQYLIPNWTFDNKRPCMVR; encoded by the coding sequence ATGAGCACTCAATTTACGACTCCAGTTGTTACCGCGATGCAGGTGATCCCCGTTGCGGGCCACGACAGTATGCTGATGAACCTGAGCGGCGCACATGCCCCGTTCTTCACGCGTAATATTGTGATTATCAAAGATAACTCCGGGCACACCGGCGTCGGCGAAATTCCCGGGGGCGAGAAAATTCGCCAGACCCTGGAAGATGCGATTCCGCTGATAGTGGGTAAAACTCTTGGCGAATATAAAAATGTGCTGAACGCGGTACGTAACCAGTTTGCCGATCGCGATGCCGGTGGACGCGGTTTGCAGACCTTCGATCTGCGTACCACTATTCATGTGGTCACTGGCATTGAAGCCGCAATGCTTGACCTGCTCGGCCAGCATCTGGGCGTAAACGTCGCGTCTCTGTTGGGCGATGGCCAGCAGCGTAGCGAAGTCGAAATGCTCGGTTATCTGTTCTTCGTCGGCAACCGCAAAGCGACGCCGCTACCGTATCAGAGCCAGCCGGATGAGAAATGTGACTGGTATCGCCTGCGTCATGATGAAGCGATGACCCCGGATTCGGTGGTGCGCCTGGCGGAAGCGGCGTATGAGAAATATGGTTTCAACGACTTTAAACTGAAAGGCGGCGTGTTGGCTGGGGAAGAAGAGGCGGAATCCATTGTTGCGCTGGCGAAACGCTTCCCACAGGCGCGTGTGACGCTGGATCCAAACGGCGCTTGGTCGCTCAATGAAGCGATCAAAATTGGTAAGTATCTGAAAGGCTCTCTGGCTTACGCAGAAGATCCGTGTGGTGCAGAGCAGGGCTTCTCCGGGCGTGAAGTGATGGCGGAATTCCGTCGGGCTACCGGTCTGCCGACCGCGACCAATATGATCGCCACCGACTGGCGTCAGATGGGGCATACGCTGTCGCTGCAATCCGTGGATATCCCGCTGGCGGACCCGCACTTCTGGACCATGCAGGGCTCAGTTCGCGTGGCGCAGATGTGCCATGAGTTCGGCCTGACCTGGGGCTCGCACTCTAACAACCACTTTGATATTTCACTGGCGATGTTCACCCACGTCGCGGCTGCGGCTCCGGGTAAGATCACCGCCATCGATACCCACTGGATCTGGCAGGAAGGCAACCAGCGCCTGACCAAAGAGCCGTTTGAAATTAAAGGCGGCATGGTGCAGGTGCCGGCGAAACCGGGTCTGGGCGTAGAGCTGGATATGGATCAGGTGATGAAAGCCCACGAGCTGTATCAGAAACACGGTTTGGGCGCGCGCGATGACGCCATGGGGATGCAGTATCTGATCCCAAACTGGACGTTTGACAACAAGCGTCCGTGCATGGTGCGCTAA
- a CDS encoding glycerate kinase yields the protein MKIVIAPDSYKESLSALDVATAIEQGFREIYPDAEYVKLPVADGGEGTVEAMVAATQGYQVEVTVTGPLGEPVAAFYGLSGDKQCAFIEMAAASGLESVPSARRNPLLTTSWGTGELIRHALDAGVKQIIIGIGGSATNDGGAGMVQALGAKLLTHDNQQIALGGGALDSLARIDISELDERLAKCRIDVACDVTNPLTGPQGATAVFGPQKGATAEMIVSLDKALAHFAGIIHRDLDLDVLNLEGGGAAGGMGAGLYAFCGAKLRPGIEIVTDALHLADIVADADLVITGEGRIDSQTIHGKVPVGVARVAKRYNLPVIGIAGSLTADVGVVHDHGLDAVFSVIYSICTLDEALENAAENVRMTARNVAAVLKMGQVL from the coding sequence ATGAAGATAGTGATCGCACCGGATTCATACAAGGAGAGCCTGAGTGCGCTGGATGTTGCAACCGCGATAGAGCAGGGTTTTCGGGAAATTTATCCGGACGCGGAGTATGTCAAACTGCCGGTTGCGGATGGTGGTGAAGGAACCGTCGAAGCGATGGTTGCAGCGACTCAGGGGTATCAGGTTGAGGTCACCGTCACCGGTCCGCTTGGTGAACCTGTCGCGGCTTTTTACGGACTTTCAGGCGACAAGCAGTGCGCTTTTATCGAAATGGCGGCGGCGAGCGGTCTGGAGAGCGTGCCGTCGGCGCGACGTAACCCTCTGCTGACCACGTCATGGGGGACGGGAGAGCTTATTCGTCATGCGCTGGACGCAGGCGTGAAGCAAATTATTATCGGCATCGGCGGCAGCGCCACTAACGATGGCGGAGCCGGAATGGTACAGGCGCTGGGGGCGAAGCTTCTGACCCACGACAACCAGCAGATTGCGCTCGGCGGCGGTGCGCTGGATAGCCTGGCGCGTATTGACATCAGCGAGCTTGATGAACGTCTGGCTAAATGCCGTATTGATGTCGCCTGCGATGTGACTAATCCGCTGACTGGCCCGCAAGGGGCAACGGCGGTATTTGGTCCGCAGAAAGGGGCGACGGCGGAAATGATTGTCAGCCTGGATAAGGCGCTGGCCCATTTTGCCGGGATTATTCACCGCGATTTAGATCTCGACGTGCTGAACCTTGAAGGTGGCGGCGCGGCGGGCGGTATGGGGGCTGGTTTGTACGCCTTTTGCGGCGCGAAGCTGCGACCAGGAATTGAGATTGTCACCGACGCGTTGCATCTTGCCGATATCGTAGCAGATGCGGACCTGGTGATTACCGGTGAAGGGCGTATCGACAGTCAGACGATTCACGGTAAAGTGCCGGTTGGCGTGGCGAGGGTGGCTAAACGTTACAACCTTCCGGTGATTGGTATCGCCGGCAGCCTGACGGCGGACGTTGGTGTGGTGCACGATCACGGTCTGGATGCGGTATTCAGCGTGATTTATTCCATTTGCACGCTTGATGAGGCACTTGAAAATGCCGCCGAAAACGTGCGCATGACGGCGAGAAACGTCGCCGCGGTGCTGAAAATGGGGCAAGTGCTATAA